ATATTTACCGTCTTATGATAGTGCTTTTTATTTTTATTCAGTTGGTATATCGAAAGGTAACTGCTTTGGAGTTTCTTCAGTCAAATCGAAATTTCCTGCAGTCATTTGATTTAAAAAGTTAATAAACGCTTCATAGTCACTTTTAACGACATCGATATAGTAGCTTACCTTATCAGTGTAAGTTTGGTTTCTTAACATAAAATGAGTTGAAGCTAATTCATATTCAAATTTACCAGTTTGATCATAATTCAGTGTTACTATACATGGTACTGCTTCTCGTAGTTCGACACGCCCGATATCATAAATGACGTCTCTAACAGCACCGCTATAGGCGCGAATTAAACCGCCACCACCTAATTTAATACCACCAAAATATCTTGTTACTACGACACACGCATTATGAACATCGAGCTTTTTTAATATGTCTAACATTGGGACACCGGCAGTTCCTGTCGGTTCACCATCATCATTCGCTTTTTGAATATTCATTTCAGGTCCAATAGTATATGCAGAACAATTATGAGTGGCATCTTTATGTTCTTTTTTTATTGCAGCAATAAATGCTTTAGCTTCATCTTCATTTTGAACAGGTTTGATATGAGCAATGAATCTTGATTTACTAATCACATTTTCAATAATGTGTTCTTTTTTAACAGTAATGATATTTTGTGTCATAATAACTCCTTAATTCATAAGCTTAAGATTATTTAATCTTCATTATACACTGAAAATGACATGACTATAAATCGTTTGATTGCCATTTTCTTTTTAACTGAAATATTGTATCATTGCTATGAGTATATTTTAGGAGGACGACTATGAAAATTGCTGTGATGACCGATTCTACAAGTTATCTGTCGCAGGACTTAATCGATAAATATAATATTCAAATAGCGCCATTAAGTGTGACTTTTGATGATGGGAAGAACTTTACAGAAAGTAATGAAATAGCAATTGAAGAATTTTATAATAAAATGGCATCGTCTCAAACGATTCCAACAACAAGCCAACCAGCAATTGGCGAATGGATTACTAAATATGAAATGTTAAGAGATCAAGGTTACACAGATATCATTGTCATTTGCTTATCAAGTGGGATTAGTGGAAGTTATCAATCTAGTTATCAAGCAGGGGAAATGGTTGAAGGTGTTAATGTACATGCATTTGATAGTAAGCTTGCAGCAATGATTGAAGGATGTTATGTATTACGTGCTATTGAAATGGTTGAAGAAGGATACGAGCCACAGCAAATTATTGATGATTTAACTAATATGCGTGAACACACAGGTGCATATTTAATTGTT
The genomic region above belongs to Staphylococcus aureus and contains:
- a CDS encoding YigZ family protein, giving the protein MTQNIITVKKEHIIENVISKSRFIAHIKPVQNEDEAKAFIAAIKKEHKDATHNCSAYTIGPEMNIQKANDDGEPTGTAGVPMLDILKKLDVHNACVVVTRYFGGIKLGGGGLIRAYSGAVRDVIYDIGRVELREAVPCIVTLNYDQTGKFEYELASTHFMLRNQTYTDKVSYYIDVVKSDYEAFINFLNQMTAGNFDLTEETPKQLPFDIPTE
- the fakB1 gene encoding fatty acid kinase binding subunit FakB1 — encoded protein: MKIAVMTDSTSYLSQDLIDKYNIQIAPLSVTFDDGKNFTESNEIAIEEFYNKMASSQTIPTTSQPAIGEWITKYEMLRDQGYTDIIVICLSSGISGSYQSSYQAGEMVEGVNVHAFDSKLAAMIEGCYVLRAIEMVEEGYEPQQIIDDLTNMREHTGAYLIVDDLKNLQKSGRITGAQAWVGTLLKMKPVLKFEDGKIIPEEKVRTKKRAIQTLEKKVLDIVKDFEEVTLFVINGDHFEDGQALYKKLQDDCPSAYQVAYSEFGPVVAAHLGSGGLGLGYVGRKIRLT